In the Catenovulum adriaticum genome, CTTAGAAACCGATATACCTGTATTTGGGATCTGTTTAGGTCACCAATTATTGGCGTTAGCAAGTGGCGCTAAAACGGTTAAAATGAAGTTTGGTCATCATGGTGCTAACCACCCAGTTCAAGACTTAACGTCTAAAGTGGTAATGATCACCAGCCAAAACCACGGTTTTGCAGTAGATGAAACAACTTTGCCTGATAATTTAAAGGCAACTCATAAATCGTTATTTGATGGATCACTGCAAGGTATTCACCGCACAGATAAGCCAGCGTTTAGTTTCCAAGGGCACCCAGAAGCAAGTCCGGGTCCACACGAAGCAGCAGACTTATTTGATCACTTTATCGAGCTTATCAAACAAGCTAAATAAACGAGCCAAACAGAGATACTACAGATGCCAAAACGTACTGATTTAAAAAGCATTTTGATTCTAGGTGCAGGGCCAATCGTAATTGGCCAAGCCTGTGAATTCGACTATTCAGGCACCCAGGCCTGTAAAGCGTTAAGAGAAGAAGGTTATCGAGTTATTCTTGTTAACTCTAACCCTGCGACTATTATGACTGACCCTGAAATGGCCGATGCAACTTATATCGAGCCAATTCACTGGGAAGTGGTTGCAAAAATTATTGAAGAAGAACGCCCAGATGCAGTTTTGCCAACTATGGGGGGCCAAACAGCCTTAAACTGCGCACTTGATTTAGATAAACATGGCGTTTTAGCTAAGTACGGTTGTGAGTTAATTGGCGCAACCGCTGATGCCATTGATAAAGCGGAAGATAGAAACCGTTTTGATAAAGCAATGAAAGCCATTGGTTTAGAAACGCCTAGAGCTGAAATTGCGCACACTATGGAAGAGTCTTTAGACGTGTTATCACGAATTGGCTTTCCATGTATTATCCGTCCTTCATTTACTATGGGTGGCTCAGGCGGCGGTATTGCATACAATATCGAAGAGTTTGAAGAAATTTGTACTCGTGGCCTCGACTTATCACCAACTAACGAATTATTGATTGATGAATCACTCATTGGTTGGAAAGAATATGAAATGGAAGTGGTTCGCGACAAAAACGATAACTGTATTATTGTTTGTGCGATTGAAAACTTTGACCCTATGGGTGTTCATACTGGTGATTCTATTACCGTTGCGCCAGCTCAAACATTAACCGACAAAGAATACCAAATTATGCGTAACGCCTCTATGGCGGTATTGCGCGAAATTGGTGTTGAAACAGGCGGTTCAAATGTTCAATTTGGTATTAATCCTGATAATGGCCGTATGGTTATTATCGAGATGAACCCACGTGTTTCGCGTTCATCTGCCTTGGCGTCAAAAGCAACGGGTTTCCCAATTGCAAAAATCGCAGCCAAGTTAGCAGTAGGTTATACCTTGGATGAGTTGGATAACGATATTACCAATGGTAAAACCCCAGCCTCATTTGAACCATCAATTGACTATGTTGTAACTAAGATTCCTCGCTTTAACTTTGAGAAATTTGCCGGCGCAAACGACAGATTAACAACTCAAATGAAGTCGGTTGGTGAAGTGATGGCGATAGGCCGTAACCAGCAAGAGTCAATGCAAAAAGCATTGCGCGGGTTAGAAATTGGTGTATCTGGTTTAGATCCAATTATCGACTTAAAAGCGTCAGATTCGCAGGCTAAAATTCGTCATGAATTAAAAGAGCCAGGTGCTGAACGCATTTGGTATATTGCGGATGCTTTCCGTTCTGGCTGGACTTTGGATGAAATTTTTGCAATTACAAAAATAGACCCTTGGTTTTTAGTGCAAATTGAAGATTTAATTAAATCTGAGCAAGCTATTTCTGAAATTGGCATGGCTGGCTTATCACATAGCTTCTTATCATCGTTAAAACGCAAAGGCTTTGCAGATAAGCGTATTGCTGACCTAATTGGTGTGGCCGAAGGCGAAGTTCGTAAAAAGCGTCAACAGTTAAATATTTATCCTGTTTATAAACGTGTTGATACTTGTGCTGCTGAATTTGAAACTTCTACTGCTTACATGTATTCAACTTATGATGAAGAATGTGAAGCGAACGTAAGCGATAAAGAAAAAATCATCGTATTAGGTGGCGGACCAAACCGAATTGGTCAAGGTATCGAGTTTGATTACTGTTGTGTTCATGCTGCTATGGCCCTTCGTGAAGACGGTTACGAAACGATTATGGTTAACTGTAACCCTGAAACGGTTTCAACGGATTACGATACGTCTGACAGATTATACTTTGAGCCAGTTACCTTAGAAGATGTGTTAGAAATTGTACGCATTGAAAAGCCAAAAGGCGTGATTGTTCAATATGGTGGTCAAACGCCACTTAAATTGGCAAGAGATTTAGAAGCTGCTGGTGTGCCTGTTATTGGTACATCGCCTGACGCAATTGACCGCGCAGAAGACCGTGAACGTTTTCAGCATGCTGTTGAGCGTTTAGGTTTAAAACAGCCGCCTAATGCCACGGTTAAAACCATGGAACAAGCAATTGAAAAAGCTGCAGATATTGGCTTCCCATTGGTTGTTCGCCCATCTTATGTATTGGGTGGCCGTGCAATGGAAATCGTTTATGACTTAAACGATTTGAAACGTTATTTAAATGAAGCAGTTCAGGTGTCAAATGACTCACCTGTATTGTTAGACCGTTTCTTAGATGATGCTATTGAAGTGGATATTGACGCAATTTGTGATGGCGAAAACGTTGTTATTGGCGGCATCATGGAACATATCGAACAAGCGGGTGTTCATTCGGGTGATTCAGCCTGTTCATTACCGCCTTATTCTTTAAGTGCGGATGTTCAAGACCGTATGCGTGAACAAATCAAAAAATTAGCGTTAGAGCTTAATGTAATTGGTTTGATGAATACACAATTTGCAGTTAAAGATGACGAAATTTATTTAATTGAAGTTAATCCACGTGCTGCACGTACAGTACCTTTTGTTTCTAAAGCGACCAGTATCCCGTTAGCTAAAGTAGCAGCGCGAGTCATGGTAGGTCAGTCTTTAGCTGAGCAAGGTGTCACTAAAGAAGTGATTCCACCTTATTACTCAGTAAAAGAAGTAGTGATTCCGTTTAATAAATTCCCAGGTGTTGATCCAATCTTAGGCCCAGAAATGCGCTCTACCGGTGAAGTCATGGGGGTAGGTGATACTTTTGCTGAAGCGTTTGCTAAATCTTGTTTAGGTGCTGGTGAAACGGTTCCTAAAAAAGGACGCGTACTAATTTCTGTTCGCGAAAGCGATAAAAAGCGTGTTGTAGAGCTAGCAAGTCAATTAACGGCTATTGGCTATACCATTGATGCCACTAAAGGGACTGCGAGCTTACTTGAGTCGGCAGGTATTGAAGCTAGAGTCGTGAATAAAGTATCAGAAGGTCGTCCACATATTGTTGACCGTATCAAAAACGGTGAATACGACTATATTGTGAATACGACTGAAGGTCGCCAAGCGATTACAGACTCAGTGCCTATTCGACGTGGCGCATTAAGATATAAGGTTAACTATACAACCACTTTAAATGCGGCGTTTGCGACTTGCATGGCGCATGCGGCAGATGATAGAAATACGGTTAATTCTGTACAATCATTACATAAGCGAGTGGATATATGAGCCAGTACCCAATGACAGTGAAGGGTGAAGCATCACTCAGAGCTGAATTGAAAGAACTAAAAACGGTTAAGCGGCCTGAAATTATTGCTGCGATTGCTGACGCTCGTGAACATGGTGACTTAAAAGAAAATGCCGAGTACCATGCCGCACGTGAACAGCAAGGTTTTTGTGAAGGTCGCATTCAAGAAATTGAAGCTAAATTATCAAATGCTCAAGTGATTGATGTAACTAAAATGCCAAAATCTGGCCGTGTTATTTTTGGTACTACAGTTACAATCGAAAATGTAGATACAGGTGATGTCTCCACATATCGGATTGTAGGTGATGATGAGTCTGATATTAAACAAAATTTAATTTCAGTAAACTCACCTATTGCTCGCGCTATGATAGGTAAAGAAATAGATGAACCCTTTATATTGAAAACACCCAGTGGTGAAGTTGAATATGAAGTGGTAAAAGTTGAGTATATTTAACACTTAATATAAAAAAGCCGACTCTGTCGGCTTTTTATTTATTTGTGCTTTGAATAAAGGCAAATATCATTTATTTTTTAGGTAATTGAATTTTTTGCTCTTCACTTGGTCTGTATAGAATCACAGTGTGGCCAATAATTTGTACCTGAAAAGCTTGAGTTTCACGGACGATTGCGTCTATGATGGACTTTTTAAGATCTCGTTCATCAGTTGGAACCTTTACCTTTATTAATTCGTGGTGACTTAATGCAAGGTCGATTTCGGCGATAACACCTTCTGTTAATCCATTGTTGCCTAGTTGCACAATAGGTTTTAAAGAATGGGCTAAACCCTTAAGGAATTGCTTTTGTTTAGTAGATATATTCATTATTTCACTTTTTTAAGATGATGTAGCTTGAATTTATTCTATTTTAACGCCATCTACACTTTATTACTAATTAAACCAAGCTAGAATTGTGCAGAAAAAAAAATCCGCCAGTAGTCAACGCTGGTTAAAAGAACATTTTGATGACCCATATGTACTTAAAGCCCAGAAAATGGGGTTAAGATCACGTGCGGTTTTTAAAATTGAAGAAATAGACAGTAAAGATAAAATATTTCGTCCTGGGATGACAGTCGTTGATCTTGGTGCAGCTCCAGGCGGTTGGTCGCAATTTGCGGTTGAAAAGGTAGGTGCTGATGCAGATGTGATTGCTTGTGATATATTGGAAATGGATCCAATCGCAGGTGTTGATTTTCTGCAAGGCGATTTTAGAGAAGAAGTTGTGCTTAATGCGTTATTAGATCGTATTGGCGGTAAAAACGTAGATGTATTACTATCGGACATGGCACCGAATATGAGTGGTAATGATACAGTGGATCAGAATCGTTCTATGTATTTGGTTGAGCTTGCATTTGATATGTGTCATCAAGTTTTAAAGAAAAATGGAAAGTTCATCGTAAAGATTTTCCAAGGCGCTGGCTTTGATCAATATTTGAATGAAGTGCGTAATGCATTTAGCCAGGTAAAAATTCGTAAACCAGATTCTTCTCGGGGTCGTTCTCGTGAAGTGTATATAGTTGCATCTGGTTACAAACATTAAGTTGAAAAGAGGTTAGTGTCTTGAGTGATATGGCAAAAAACTTAATTTTATGGGTCGTCATTGCTGTTGTTTTGATGGCTGTTTTTCAGAGTTTCTCACCCGGTAGCGGTGGTGAACGCAAATTAGAATATAGTGCTTTTGTCAAAGAAGTTGATCAAGGCATGATCAGTGAAGTGAAAATAGATCCTTCAACTGGCACTATTGTTGGGCAAAAGCGTTCTGGCGAAAAATTTGAAACCATTTTCCCCATGCGTGATGAAAAAATATTAGATGAATTATTGGCTAACAATGTAAAAGTAGAAGGGGTTGAACCTGAAGAGCCTAGCTTGTTAGGCACTATTTTTATTTCTTGGTTCCCAATGATCTTATTGATTGCAGTGTGGATTTTCTTTATGCGCCAAATGCAAGGTGGCGGCGGTAAAGGCGCCATGTCATTTGGTAAGAGTAAAGCTCGCTTAATGGGTGAAGATCAAATCAAGACTACCTTTTCTGATGTTGCAGGTTGTGATGAAGCGAAAGAAGATGTAGCCGAACTCGTTGACTATTTACGCGACCCAAGTAAATTCCAGAAGCTAGGCGGTAAAATACCTAAAGGTGTTTTAATGGTAGGGCCTCCAGGGACTGGTAAAACATTATTAGCTAAAGCGATTGCT is a window encoding:
- the yhbY gene encoding ribosome assembly RNA-binding protein YhbY gives rise to the protein MNISTKQKQFLKGLAHSLKPIVQLGNNGLTEGVIAEIDLALSHHELIKVKVPTDERDLKKSIIDAIVRETQAFQVQIIGHTVILYRPSEEQKIQLPKK
- the greA gene encoding transcription elongation factor GreA, translating into MSQYPMTVKGEASLRAELKELKTVKRPEIIAAIADAREHGDLKENAEYHAAREQQGFCEGRIQEIEAKLSNAQVIDVTKMPKSGRVIFGTTVTIENVDTGDVSTYRIVGDDESDIKQNLISVNSPIARAMIGKEIDEPFILKTPSGEVEYEVVKVEYI
- the rlmE gene encoding 23S rRNA (uridine(2552)-2'-O)-methyltransferase RlmE — protein: MVQKKKSASSQRWLKEHFDDPYVLKAQKMGLRSRAVFKIEEIDSKDKIFRPGMTVVDLGAAPGGWSQFAVEKVGADADVIACDILEMDPIAGVDFLQGDFREEVVLNALLDRIGGKNVDVLLSDMAPNMSGNDTVDQNRSMYLVELAFDMCHQVLKKNGKFIVKIFQGAGFDQYLNEVRNAFSQVKIRKPDSSRGRSREVYIVASGYKH
- the carB gene encoding carbamoyl-phosphate synthase large subunit: MPKRTDLKSILILGAGPIVIGQACEFDYSGTQACKALREEGYRVILVNSNPATIMTDPEMADATYIEPIHWEVVAKIIEEERPDAVLPTMGGQTALNCALDLDKHGVLAKYGCELIGATADAIDKAEDRNRFDKAMKAIGLETPRAEIAHTMEESLDVLSRIGFPCIIRPSFTMGGSGGGIAYNIEEFEEICTRGLDLSPTNELLIDESLIGWKEYEMEVVRDKNDNCIIVCAIENFDPMGVHTGDSITVAPAQTLTDKEYQIMRNASMAVLREIGVETGGSNVQFGINPDNGRMVIIEMNPRVSRSSALASKATGFPIAKIAAKLAVGYTLDELDNDITNGKTPASFEPSIDYVVTKIPRFNFEKFAGANDRLTTQMKSVGEVMAIGRNQQESMQKALRGLEIGVSGLDPIIDLKASDSQAKIRHELKEPGAERIWYIADAFRSGWTLDEIFAITKIDPWFLVQIEDLIKSEQAISEIGMAGLSHSFLSSLKRKGFADKRIADLIGVAEGEVRKKRQQLNIYPVYKRVDTCAAEFETSTAYMYSTYDEECEANVSDKEKIIVLGGGPNRIGQGIEFDYCCVHAAMALREDGYETIMVNCNPETVSTDYDTSDRLYFEPVTLEDVLEIVRIEKPKGVIVQYGGQTPLKLARDLEAAGVPVIGTSPDAIDRAEDRERFQHAVERLGLKQPPNATVKTMEQAIEKAADIGFPLVVRPSYVLGGRAMEIVYDLNDLKRYLNEAVQVSNDSPVLLDRFLDDAIEVDIDAICDGENVVIGGIMEHIEQAGVHSGDSACSLPPYSLSADVQDRMREQIKKLALELNVIGLMNTQFAVKDDEIYLIEVNPRAARTVPFVSKATSIPLAKVAARVMVGQSLAEQGVTKEVIPPYYSVKEVVIPFNKFPGVDPILGPEMRSTGEVMGVGDTFAEAFAKSCLGAGETVPKKGRVLISVRESDKKRVVELASQLTAIGYTIDATKGTASLLESAGIEARVVNKVSEGRPHIVDRIKNGEYDYIVNTTEGRQAITDSVPIRRGALRYKVNYTTTLNAAFATCMAHAADDRNTVNSVQSLHKRVDI